A portion of the Symphalangus syndactylus isolate Jambi chromosome 13, NHGRI_mSymSyn1-v2.1_pri, whole genome shotgun sequence genome contains these proteins:
- the LOC129460228 gene encoding large ribosomal subunit protein eL29-like → MGTDRARSKNHTTHNQSRKWHRNANKKPRSQRYESLKWVDPRFLRNMHFAKKHNKKGLKKMQANNAKAMSACAKAIKALIKPKEVKPKIPKGVTHKLDRLAYIAHPKLGKCARARIAKGLRLCSPKAKAKDQTSTQAASPASVPAQAPKGAQAPTEASE, encoded by the exons atgg GTACAGACAGGGCCAGGTCCAAGAACCATACCACACACAACCAGTCCCGAAAATGGCACAGAAATGCTAACAAGAAACCCCGATCACAAAGATACGAATCTCTTAAGTGGGTGGACCCCAGGTTCTTGAGGAACATGCACTTTGCCAAGAAGCACAACAAGAAGGGCCTAAAGAAGATGCAAGCCAACAATGCCAAGGCCATGAGTGCATGTGCCAAGGCTATCAAGGCCCTCATAAAGCCCAAGGAGGTTAAGCCCAAGATCCCAAAAGGTGTCACCCACAAGCTCGATCGACTTGCCTACATTGCCCACCCCAAGCTTGGGAAGTGTGCTCGTGCCCGCATTGCCAAGGGACTCAGGCTGTGCTCGCCAAAGGCCAAGGCCAAGGATCAAACCAGCACCCAGGCTGCATCTCCAGCTTCAGTTCCAGCTCAGGCTCCCAAAGGTGCCCAGGCCCCTACAGAGGCTTCAGAGTAG